The sequence TTAATCCAACAACAAACACATGGAGTTCTGGCGGAAATTTACAATTCGCGCGCGGGTATCATCAAGTTTCACTCTTAAATGACGGAAAAATTCTTATTACAGGTGGCTTAAATGGTATAGCCGCTAACGGAACTATCACCTCTACTACTGCTACTGTGGAAGTTTATGATCCTACAACAGGCAAAAGCTCCTTACCTAAACTCAATGGTACCCGATCGTTTTTTCGCCTGGCAAATCACCCTATAATAAAAAAAACGCCCTCAAATTTCTTCAAGGGCGCTTAAAATGCACGAAAATGCACGGCCTTACTTTCTGTAATTTAAGGGCTGTACTCTAATATAACCCATCAATTACAGAAAGTAAGGCCGTGCAATTAATTATCTCTTCAGCTGAATTACTTCTGCCAAGAGCTCATCGGTTGTTGTGATGGTCTTTGCGTTTGCTTGGAAACCTCTTTGATTTTGAATGAGGTTTACAAACTCCATCGCCAAGTCAACTGTTGAACGCTCAAGGCTCTTTGCAAAAATCTTTCCGCGTCCGGCCATATTGGCAGGCCCGATTGAAGGAGTTCCACCCTCGCGAGATTCTTTAAATCGGTTGTTACCGACTTTATACAATTTCTCAGGAGCATCGAACTTCGCCAATGTAAGCTGCGATAGATCTTTAACTTCTCCGTTACTATAAAGAGCACTAAGAACACCCGCATCACTGAAAGACATATTAGTGATAGTTCCTGCAGAAGAACCATCTTGCTTCCATGATAATAAATCACTCTCTTTACCGTACTGAACTGAACCGCTAAGACCCTTACCTTTGTTAGTAATGATCGCATCACCGAAGTAAATCTCAACTTGTTGATTAGCAAGTGCACCCATTGAGAAATTATAATTCTTTTTGGTTTCAACTTGGGTTTCAAGTTTACCATCAACAGTAAAAGTGACTTTACCTGCGGCAACTTCTGAAAACTTTCCTTCTTGACCACCGGTAATTTCTTTACCGTCAACAAGGCCATGCCATTCCCACTGACGATCTGCAACTTTATTAAAGTATGTCGTCATTAAATGTTTATTACCTTGTGAATCAAAAATCTCAATACCAGTTGAATACTGTGAAGTATCATTTGGTTTTTCAATATTAAATGGCAAACCAACTTGAGCGCGGCTATCTAAGTTCATTGTTACTTCTACTTTCTTAGTAGCACGAGCTGGAGTAATCGCTTTTGGAAGCTTAATATCGCCAACTAAACTTGTGAGTTTATTTGAGTCATCAGCTTGATAACCTTGAATGCGTTGATTATCATTTGTCACGAGATAACCGTCTTTATCAAAACGAAATGAACCATCTCGAGTAAAGCTCTGACCATCAGTACCACGTGCTACGAAGTAACCATCACCAGAAACTGCTAGATCTGTAGCGTTCTCTGTTGAATCAACGTTACCTTGTAACAATACTGGATTCACGGCACCGAGTTTTACCCCGCGACCGATTTGGTTACCACCCAAAATACCTTTTAGGTTTTTTGAAATGATATCTTGAAATTCAGCGCGGCTGGCTTTGAAACCAGTTGTGTTTGCGTTTGCGATGTTATCGCCGATTACGCTGAGCGCTTCACCTTGTGCTGTTAAACCTGACACACCCGTATAGAGTGATGATAAAATACCCATGTGACCTCCTGTCAACATTGCGGTGTTGGCTGTCCGTCCAACTCCCGCGTAGAAGGGCCCCCTCGACGAGGACCAGCCCTAAGTTTATAAAATTACAGTGCTATCAATATTTGTAAAAACATTCTCCCTCATGGCTTCGCGATCCATCGCAGTCACCACAGTTTTATTCTTCACACTCACAATGAGTGCGTTATCACCCATTAGAACTAATGTTTCACGTGATCCTTTTTGCGCTGCTCGATCTACGGCATCATTAAGACGCGCAAGATCTTCAGGCTTTAAAGAAATTCCACGAGTCGACATTCTCTCTAATGCGTGTTGGCTAAATTTTACTTCTAATTTCTTATCAGGGGCTATTGCACTTACTTTCGGCTTTTCTGCAATTTTTGTATTGAGCAGATCACCAAAACTTGGCGCATTCGCATTTCCTGATTTAATCTCTTCTTTACCAGGTTTATTAGAAATACCAGTTGAACCAGTTGTTCCACCGATATTTGCTAAACCTGATGTTAGAGGAGATTTACTTTCTACCAAAAGCACCTCCTGAACTTATTCCGTTACCGCCTTGACTAGCAGCATTTATCTCGTTGGCACTCGCCACTTCTAAAGGTAACACAGCTCCATCAAGTTTTGCTTGAGGTTTATTCTCTGGCATCACTGTTGGTGGAGCTTTTGTTTGCTGTTGCTTATAAGCATTCACTTTACCTTGTGGTGCTAACGTTTGTTGCTGTTGCATTAACGTTTCTAACTGGTTTTGCATTTCTTTAACATTACCATCTTCGATATTCTCAACATCTTGCAAACGCACTTTTTGATCGCCAACCATAAGTAGGGGGCCCTCAGAACTATAATTAATTCCTGTGATTGTACCCTTGGTTTCGGTTAGCACACCTACTTTTCGACCAGAACTATTCTCAGCTTCTACACTGAAAAAATAACGTCCAGGTTTTAACTCACGCTCTTGTTTATCTGTACCGTTCCAAGTAATTTTATTACCACCCTTTTTAAGCCCACCCGTTTCGATAAGCTTAATAGTATTACCCGTTTCATCAGAGATTGCGATTTTAAGTTTTGTTGCATCTGCTGCTAAATTAAAGCGCAGATCATTTTTAGAATCACCACCTTGATGAAAAATCTGACGTGAGTCGGCTTTAATAGTTTTGCCAAGTAGGTTTAAGGCCTCATATTTCTGCACAGGGTCTTGGGCTTTACTTAATCCTTCCAAATTCTTGTTCACATTAAAGAGCTGTTCAAGACTGGTGAATTGAGCAAGTTGAGCTGCCATCTCATGACTCTGCATAGGGTTCATGGGGTCTTGATACTTCATTTGCGTAAGCATGAGTTTCAAAAAATCATCTTTATCAAGATTATTGCTCGCGCGACGCGCAGGTTTATTAGGATCTTTTCCTCCAGGATTAGCAATCTGGTTGAGAATATCGCCAACGGCTTTTTTCTCTTCACCAGCTGCTTCTGTATCTTTAGCCGCAGGGGTGTAATTCACCTTTTCGTCTTTAAAGTCGACATGCTGTGCGCCTTTAGAAAACGTCTGCGTACCAATTTTATTTGAAATCATCCTCTTCTACCTTTCACGTCGATTGCTTAAGGGGGAAATGCTCCCCCGATGCAATCTTTAAGCAACTACATCTAATCTACTCATTCCTTTTGCTGTTGATGCTCGAGCGCCGGCCGTACTCACCATGGCAGGTCTTGCTAAGGATTTAACTTGTGGTCTTAGCTGACCTAAATCTAACATGTTGTCACGTCGGTTCTGATTTTGCTGACTAAACTGATTTGCAAAATCTCTTGCAGCGCTAAAATCAGGACGGTTTTGATTGTGGTTTCCAGTATTTTTATCATTCACTGAAACATCAATCTTTTCCATACTCAAATTATGCTGCGCAAGACCTTGTCGAAGCTCTCCAATATTTTGTTCTAAAAGCTTCTTTACTTCATTTTTCTCAGTCATCATCTGCACATCAACACGCTGTCCATCCATTGCAACACGCAATTGAATCTCTCCTAAATTTTCAGGATTAAGAATCATACTCATTTCGCCGCCACCTTTTTGGGCGAGCATTTGCGCATTACTAATAATAGACTTAATCGCTTCATGCTTGGCATCTTGTGTGGTTGGAGCTCCCTCAACTTGTGATGCCGCTACAGTATTAACGGCAGTCAAATTTTGGAGATTATTTACTTCTTGCTTTGCACCGTGATGATTTACTTCATGCATATTCACCACGTTGCTTTTTACATCCACACCAGAAGCTAAGTTTTCTTTTTGAGAATCAAACTTCACTTCATCTTTAATGGAAGCCTTATCAAACTTTGCGATATTTTGTTTCACTAAAGTTTGATTCGGTTGCCCTTGAGGCTGGTTGCCACTTTGGTTTTGTCCCTGATTAGCAAATTCTTGATTTTTGCCATCAGCGAATTTTCCAGCGGTAGTCCCTAACGGCAAAGTTGCATCAGATGTTTTTCTATCAGCAACTTGCGCGCTATCTCCTTCGGGCTTAGCCACAGAGTTTTGAGTTTCTGTAGCCTTAGTTTGATCAATGTTTTGAGCATAACGATTAGCAACAGATTCCTTTAATGCTATTGGGGCTTGCACTGCATTTAGATCAGCTTGTTGAGCGATCTTTTGCGTGGTCAAACCACCAGCTAATAAAGGCGCGGCTTTTAATTGCTCATTTTGATCAACACTTTCCATTTGCGCCAACATTTTAGAATAAAGATTCACAGCTTTTTGCTGATCTTCACTTTGCAAATTTAGGTTCTGAATCACTTGAACCATTGTTTGCTCAGGTGGCTTTTGCATAGCACCTTGGGGTAATTGTTCAAACGCCTTAACAAGTCTGTCAGGCGATACACCCACTTCATTCTCTAACGAGGCCATAAATTGGATGATCGGTTTTTGAACGGGAACCGCTGCCTGTGATTGTACTGGCTGGGTCTCAACTGCTTGAGCCATCAGACTTGTTTTCTGATCAGGCTGAGCCATTACCATGACGGGCGTGTTCCATAATCCTTGCTCCTGCAAAGAGCTCTTTGCTTCTTCATCTAAATGCGGTGCAACTTGACGAATAGGGTAACTGACGGCTGCTGCTTCGTAGCTTTGAGCCATAACACCATTTTTATCATCACCAACACTAAACGCACTATAATCTTGCGTATCTGGTGATTCAGTTTCTTCAACACCTAATGCAGTTTCACTTGCAGTCATTAAACCATCTGCAGAATTTACTTCGTTACTTGCATTGCTATTACTTGCCGGTGCTGCGTCTTGATAAAACTGGGTTTTAATATTTCCAGATTGTCCTTTTGAAGGATGATAAGGCATCCGTGTTTGTGGAAAAAACGGTTCACGATTACCTAACTTAGGTTTATCAGCCTTCGCCAATGATTGCGTTCGCGAATTATTTTTCGCTTTCATTGCATCACCAAGTGATGAATCAAACGTGTCATCGGCTTGTGATTTAGACCTGGAAGCAGTCTTATCAAGCAAAGCAGTGTTTTCGCTCTTTCTAGCAGAAGCGTTTCGTACAGTTGCAATATCCGGAAAAAACGGAATTGAACTAATGCTTTCTTGCGCCATTGAATTTCTCCTTTCTTTTATTCGTTTAACTTCTAATTTAACTTCTAATGCCCAGTTGCAGCTGGTTCTCTGTAACCTGCAAATCGCTCAGAAATTTTCTTCGCTTTTTCTGAATCCATTAGGTTTAATATTTCTGCAGCACTTTTATTTTTCATTTTTGCTAAAACTTCGACGGCTAAATCTTCATTGAGACTTTCGATTACTTTTGCAGCCTGCACGGGCTTCATGTTTGCGTAAACTGAAACCAAAGTATCTACTCGCTGTTGATCCACTTTCACCTTGTCTTCTAGTTTGGCCGAAATTTTCTGTCTAACTTCTTCAAGTGCTGCCAAACGTTTTTCTAGATCTTCCTTTTGTTTATGCAATTCTGTTTCCAGGCTTGCGAGATCAGTTTCTTTAGCATCTAGTTCTTTTTTGCGAGCCTCTAACTTTGTGAAAAGAGACACCTCTTCTGCTGTCCAAGACTTCTGACTAGCAGATGCACCGGACGCATCTTTTGTAGTTTCAGTGGATTTTTTTTCCGCGTCTTTTGGCTTGTCAGCGGCAGGTTTATCCGCTTTAGGAGCTGTTTCAGCAAGGGCTTCCCCCATAATTCCAATCTCTACACGACTAAGAAGTTTTCCGGCTTCGTCACCAGAAAATAAATAACCAGCGACTCCGGCGGTAAGAATAAAGGCTATGGTCATGAGCCAACCCTGATGCACGCGTTGTCGTCTTTTTGGTGATGACTTCTTTTTTAATACTTCATTACGTTTTTTGAAATAGTTTTGATACCCGCTCATTAACTTCCCCCTCGGCGAAAACGTGTGACGACAAGTTCGTCATTCACTTTAGCTTCATGTTTTTTTAATTTTTGTTTAAATGCTGTGAACTGATTTTCTCTTAATTTTTCGTATGTTTTTGATTCTTTTGTAGCAGCGATTAGTATTTCTTGTTTTTGCTCAACGATATGTGTGTGATTGATAACAATCTCTCGTTGACGAGCAATATTAATTTTTTGACCATCAATATAATCATCAATCTGCACGAGCCTAGCTATAGGGGCACCTTCGGGGCGAGCGCGCAATGCCGCACCATCTTCAGCGGCAACGTCTAATTCTTCAAACATGTTTTGATAGCGTTGTTTTTCATTATCCAGATGCGCCATGCTTTCATTGTAATCACGACTAGCGATTTGCTCTTGTTGTTTGTAATATTCCTCTAATTTTTCATAGCTAAATTTAAACTTCACGGCTTCCTCAAGATTTCATCCATCATGCGACATGTATCATCAACTGAAAATTTACTTCCGATTTCTTGCCTTAAAAAATCTTGAATTTGATCATGCACCTGAATAGAGTGGTCAATCTTTGCAGAACTGCCTTTTCGATACGCACCAATATTAATAAGATCTTCTGCTTCACGATAAATAGCCATGTTTTCACGAAGACGCATTGCGATTTCGTAATGCTGTGGATTCACCACATTGCGCATTACTCGACTCGTACTTTGAAGAACATCTATTGCCGGGAAATGCCCACGCTGCGCAATAGAACGGGATAAAACAATATGACCATCAACGATCGAACGCACACAATCTGCGATCGGGTCATCCATGTCATCACCTTCTACTAAAACGCTGTAGAGGCCAGTGATACTACCTTTACCTTCAAAAATACCAGCACGCTCTAAAAGTTTAGGCATCATCGAAAACACACTCGGGGTATAACCCTTAGTTGCCGGGGGTTCACCAATGCTCAAACCAATTTCTCTTTGCGCCATAGAAAATCGCGTGACGGAATCCATCATGAGCAAAACATTTTTACCGGCAGAACAAAAATATTCTGCAATTGCTGTAGCCACAAAGGCCCCTCGCATTCTCACAACGGGGCTTTGATCACTTGTTGCGCAAACAATAATAGATCTTGCCAAACCCTCTGGACCTAAATCATTTTCAATAAATTCTCTAACTTCACGGCCACGCTCACCAATTAATGCGATGACATTGACATCCGCACTTGTTGCTCGCGCGATCATTCCCAAGAGAACAGATTTTCCGACACCACTACCAGCCATGATACCAACTCGTTGCCCCATACCTGCGGTGAGAAGCCCGTTGATACATTTAATACCCAAATCAAGAGGCTTTCGAATAGGTGGCCTTGATAGTGGGTTTTCAATTGGAGCATAAATACTAATTTCATCACTTGTGTGAACAGGCCCCTTGGCATCCATCGGATCACCAAGACCATTAAGCACTCGACCTAAAAGTCTTGGGCCAACTTTTATGGTAGCTTCTCGTCGTGATAATACAATGCGAGCACCCATACCAACACCTCTGATATCACCCAGGGGCATTAATAAAACATTTTTTTCTCTAAACCCTACGACCTCAGCTGAAAATGAACGCTCACCGCTGCTAGGGTAAACTTCACAAACAGAACC is a genomic window of Oligoflexia bacterium containing:
- a CDS encoding flagellar hook protein FlgE, translated to MGILSSLYTGVSGLTAQGEALSVIGDNIANANTTGFKASRAEFQDIISKNLKGILGGNQIGRGVKLGAVNPVLLQGNVDSTENATDLAVSGDGYFVARGTDGQSFTRDGSFRFDKDGYLVTNDNQRIQGYQADDSNKLTSLVGDIKLPKAITPARATKKVEVTMNLDSRAQVGLPFNIEKPNDTSQYSTGIEIFDSQGNKHLMTTYFNKVADRQWEWHGLVDGKEITGGQEGKFSEVAAGKVTFTVDGKLETQVETKKNYNFSMGALANQQVEIYFGDAIITNKGKGLSGSVQYGKESDLLSWKQDGSSAGTITNMSFSDAGVLSALYSNGEVKDLSQLTLAKFDAPEKLYKVGNNRFKESREGGTPSIGPANMAGRGKIFAKSLERSTVDLAMEFVNLIQNQRGFQANAKTITTTDELLAEVIQLKR
- a CDS encoding TIGR02530 family flagellar biosynthesis protein, translating into MVESKSPLTSGLANIGGTTGSTGISNKPGKEEIKSGNANAPSFGDLLNTKIAEKPKVSAIAPDKKLEVKFSQHALERMSTRGISLKPEDLARLNDAVDRAAQKGSRETLVLMGDNALIVSVKNKTVVTAMDREAMRENVFTNIDSTVIL
- a CDS encoding flagellar hook assembly protein FlgD, whose product is MISNKIGTQTFSKGAQHVDFKDEKVNYTPAAKDTEAAGEEKKAVGDILNQIANPGGKDPNKPARRASNNLDKDDFLKLMLTQMKYQDPMNPMQSHEMAAQLAQFTSLEQLFNVNKNLEGLSKAQDPVQKYEALNLLGKTIKADSRQIFHQGGDSKNDLRFNLAADATKLKIAISDETGNTIKLIETGGLKKGGNKITWNGTDKQERELKPGRYFFSVEAENSSGRKVGVLTETKGTITGINYSSEGPLLMVGDQKVRLQDVENIEDGNVKEMQNQLETLMQQQQTLAPQGKVNAYKQQQTKAPPTVMPENKPQAKLDGAVLPLEVASANEINAASQGGNGISSGGAFGRK
- a CDS encoding flagellar hook-length control protein FliK codes for the protein MAQESISSIPFFPDIATVRNASARKSENTALLDKTASRSKSQADDTFDSSLGDAMKAKNNSRTQSLAKADKPKLGNREPFFPQTRMPYHPSKGQSGNIKTQFYQDAAPASNSNASNEVNSADGLMTASETALGVEETESPDTQDYSAFSVGDDKNGVMAQSYEAAAVSYPIRQVAPHLDEEAKSSLQEQGLWNTPVMVMAQPDQKTSLMAQAVETQPVQSQAAVPVQKPIIQFMASLENEVGVSPDRLVKAFEQLPQGAMQKPPEQTMVQVIQNLNLQSEDQQKAVNLYSKMLAQMESVDQNEQLKAAPLLAGGLTTQKIAQQADLNAVQAPIALKESVANRYAQNIDQTKATETQNSVAKPEGDSAQVADRKTSDATLPLGTTAGKFADGKNQEFANQGQNQSGNQPQGQPNQTLVKQNIAKFDKASIKDEVKFDSQKENLASGVDVKSNVVNMHEVNHHGAKQEVNNLQNLTAVNTVAASQVEGAPTTQDAKHEAIKSIISNAQMLAQKGGGEMSMILNPENLGEIQLRVAMDGQRVDVQMMTEKNEVKKLLEQNIGELRQGLAQHNLSMEKIDVSVNDKNTGNHNQNRPDFSAARDFANQFSQQNQNRRDNMLDLGQLRPQVKSLARPAMVSTAGARASTAKGMSRLDVVA
- the fliJ gene encoding flagellar export protein FliJ, whose translation is MKFKFSYEKLEEYYKQQEQIASRDYNESMAHLDNEKQRYQNMFEELDVAAEDGAALRARPEGAPIARLVQIDDYIDGQKINIARQREIVINHTHIVEQKQEILIAATKESKTYEKLRENQFTAFKQKLKKHEAKVNDELVVTRFRRGGS
- a CDS encoding FliI/YscN family ATPase, producing the protein MKKYETAVDRNPLFHDSGKITKVVGFLMEGYLPGAWLGSVCEVYPSSGERSFSAEVVGFREKNVLLMPLGDIRGVGMGARIVLSRREATIKVGPRLLGRVLNGLGDPMDAKGPVHTSDEISIYAPIENPLSRPPIRKPLDLGIKCINGLLTAGMGQRVGIMAGSGVGKSVLLGMIARATSADVNVIALIGERGREVREFIENDLGPEGLARSIIVCATSDQSPVVRMRGAFVATAIAEYFCSAGKNVLLMMDSVTRFSMAQREIGLSIGEPPATKGYTPSVFSMMPKLLERAGIFEGKGSITGLYSVLVEGDDMDDPIADCVRSIVDGHIVLSRSIAQRGHFPAIDVLQSTSRVMRNVVNPQHYEIAMRLRENMAIYREAEDLINIGAYRKGSSAKIDHSIQVHDQIQDFLRQEIGSKFSVDDTCRMMDEILRKP